A genomic segment from Bacteroidota bacterium encodes:
- a CDS encoding sigma-70 family RNA polymerase sigma factor has protein sequence MRQLKITKSITNRESASLDKYLQEIGREGLITAEDEVALAKRIREDDQQALEALVRANLRFVVSVAKQYQNQGLSLPDLINEGNLGLIKAARRFDETRGFKFISYAVWWIRQSILQALAEQSRIVRLPLNQVGALNKMNKTFSKLEQVYEREPSAEEIARELDIPEDKVTDTQRVSGRHVSMDAPLPNAEENSLADLLVNKDAPHADFSLIADSLKREIDRSLSTLTDRERDVVRLFFGLGEHPHGLTLEEIGAKFDLTRERVRQIKEKAIRRLRHSSRSKLLKAYLG, from the coding sequence ATGAGACAACTAAAGATTACCAAATCCATTACGAATCGTGAGAGTGCATCCCTTGATAAATATTTACAGGAAATCGGTCGGGAGGGGCTAATTACAGCAGAAGATGAAGTTGCTTTGGCTAAGAGAATCAGGGAGGACGACCAACAGGCGCTGGAAGCGCTAGTTCGTGCAAACCTTCGTTTCGTAGTATCAGTAGCAAAACAATATCAGAACCAGGGACTAAGTTTGCCCGACCTTATCAATGAGGGAAATCTTGGACTTATTAAAGCGGCAAGGCGTTTTGACGAAACCCGCGGATTCAAATTTATCTCTTATGCTGTATGGTGGATTCGCCAATCTATTCTTCAGGCATTGGCAGAACAATCCCGCATTGTTCGTTTGCCGTTGAATCAGGTTGGAGCTCTGAATAAAATGAATAAAACATTTTCAAAACTTGAGCAGGTTTATGAGCGTGAACCATCGGCAGAAGAAATTGCCAGAGAATTAGATATTCCGGAAGATAAAGTTACAGATACTCAGAGAGTTTCCGGGCGTCATGTTTCCATGGACGCACCGCTTCCTAATGCGGAAGAGAATTCACTGGCCGACTTGCTTGTAAACAAAGACGCTCCGCATGCAGACTTTTCACTTATTGCAGACTCTTTAAAAAGAGAAATTGACCGTTCTCTTTCCACGCTTACTGACAGGGAACGTGATGTAGTGCGCTTGTTTTTTGGATTAGGCGAACATCCTCACGGCTTAACGCTTGAGGAAATAGGCGCTAAGTTTGATCTCACCCGTGAGCGCGTAAGACAGATAAAAGAAAAAGCAATCCGCAGATTACGCCACAGTTCACGCAGTAAATTATTGAAGGCATATCTTGGGTAA